The window gagattgctaaggcgaacaccgccatgtttagttttgcccaacctaggtcgaggcacagacatggtctcaatggggatagctgagctgactgcactgactgtgctagtggttATCGGTTTACTCATTAGCAGGGAGGAGTTTCTGCATTCAAATTATGCGTGCATCGCCCTCAATTTTATTATACACAGAAAGGGGCCTATATTGGAGACCAAAAGTCGTCTGGCACACTGCTTAGGATTTCAGCAACTTTTAACTTATTTCTAACCTACATTCATCGATTTTACTACTAATGTGAAAACAAGACTAAATATGACCATTCTTGCTCATTTTAAGACAATTGTCAAATAATTTGAATATTGATTACAGACGTCAATTGTTGTACAACATCATGGCTACTCTGTTGGCATCACCTTTTTTGTTAAGGGattttttatcaataatgactaattatgtatacatttcaatcaggactgactaatcagaatactattatgttactgtatagatgtatgaattttcttttaatcctagtactgaatataatgtgtgtaaatataatcaagaattagaacaatgactgtctgttccttggtagaaatgaatgaacttatcgtcagactggctagaattCTTATCTACACAGGAAGACCTTGGCTCGGTCATAAATTGTATTAAATTGATGTGGgacgatgtgggaaggcttgagataTTGCCTTTGTACCAGGGTGAAGAAGAGACGGGACAGTTCGaaaactaatgacgtcattttcaaTTTATAACCTGTGGCAAAtatccaatttttcagtttttgatttgtgggacgacatttaaaaaaagtttcaaatatccaataaatgtcgttccacttcatgattgtgtcccacttgttgattcttcacgaaaaaatacagttttatatctttatgtttgaagcctgaaatgtggcaaaaggtcgcaaagttcaagggggccgaatactttcgcaaggcactgtataaggtttttctcctgtgtgtgttctctggtgtacaaTAAGATTGCTAGATGTAGTAAAACTCATCCCACATTGAGTACAGCTCAAATATTTATCTCCCGTGTGGATTCTCTGCAGGTGTTTCTTGAtgtgttctgatctggagagactcttctctgggATCAGTGTGGGAAGCGTTTTGTTCAATCTAGCGATCTGACAgtgcaccagagaacacacacaggagagaaaccttatagcggtggtcaatgtgggaagagttttacttcATCTAGCCATCTGACTGTacaacagagaacacacacaggggagaaacttCATAGCTGTGACCAGAGATAATCTGATAAAAGATCTCTGTTAAAAGATCAGAAAATACATGGAGTTGTTTCATGATATCAATGAATTAATGTctcaatgtagaatgttttaacattgtagtaggagtagtTTAAATAGTATGGGGTAAAAGTGGAAATGGGCACAGCCTTCTAAAATCACCACAGAGACCAGTAAATGTGTGCGCGATACTGGCTTGCACTTTCAATAGTAATTTGTTTTTATCAATTAAAAACTCCAGTCATTGCTTTAACCTCAATATGGCCTTCAATGGGAAAAGAGTAGTAAATTCGTAATTGAATGAGCGCTAAAACTGgcctcagaatatggccattctgATATAAATGATAAAATTCCTCAAATAAGACCAAAAAAGTGTCTGGAAATATCAGCAACCACCAGGGTAAGAGTGACAACAGGTCCACATGGGGGAAATCTTAACAAATGGCTTAATGGGTATTTTCAGCGCAAtcgtgtatttatttatttttagggtTTAATGGGTTTAAAGGGGTTTAAAGTCACAATGTAGAAGCCTAAATGTTTGCCCCCTTATTAATTGATTTCAGCATGATATTGATATTAGCCCCAGGGGGAGAATCTATAACAAAAAGTGACTCACAAAAAAAGAGTTGTGTTACACTTACCACTTTGGTGGCCCACTGGAATAAAAATCCAACACTTCAAAATGTAGCTAGCTGTTTTCTACAATTTatcctctaaccagtgatgtacACATTATTCCAAGATTCCGTGTGGTTATTGAGCTGTTCGTTTTAACAGGACGTGcaacctcatctccctcctcttggCGCAATTGATTTCAACATGATATTGATCAGTGATGACAAATAAGTGTTGCGTTCCTTTGTTTAGCGACCCCTAAATTTAAATACATCACTCCAAAAATGTAGCTGAATATCTTCTgcaggttgtcctctaaccagtgaggtAAAATATACCTCCCATTTCTATGTGTTTTTTTTAGTTGTGTTAGTTTCAACAGCACGTGCAACCTGATTTCCCCCCTAATCGATATCAGTGATTTATTGCTACTTGTCAAAAGATAGCGTTTTTGGGGGCTTGTGCAGTTTATAAGTTgctagtttaaaaaaatacaagcaatatgattattgtggcagatgtttGTGTATGTAGTACATTTTATGTTTAGGTTTTCAATTAATCGCAAACTGTTTCTGCATATTGGTTATTGATTTGGACACGTTAAAACTGTGTTTTGACATTGGGACACCTAGCAATTGAAAATAAGACTATGCCCGACGTCCAATATTAGTTTGGTTGTAGGTGAAAGTGAAAGTTTAAAATCTGTATTTTTCGGgtcattttttaaattacttGAAAACAACTTAATTTCAACGTACcttcaggtagcctggtggttagagtccctgggctgacaaggtacaaatatgtcgttctggccctgaacaagccactgttccccggtaggctgtcattgtaaataagaatttgttcttaactgacttgcctagttaaataaaggtaaacaaattatatatatatacacatggaCCGCAGTATAATCAATTAGTCTATAATCAGTTATATTAACAATCCTACATCACTCCAGTATTTCTTTATAACATTCAAGTGCTAATTTTCTTTATTCCACTACTGAAGAAACATGACTCAAATCACCTACTTACATTTCAAACATTCAGCCTGACAAAAGATAAATGTTTTATTATTCCATGCCTCACCATTAAGTTAATTATTGCCAATACATATTAACAAAGGGGTGACATTGGGGACTGGGCCCAGATCCAACAACATGCCTGTCTAGTGAAccctgaaaagagagagaagcaaaATGTACTTTTGTTTGCCTCTTCTTTGGCATATTTAGTGggtctcatggtgggtgtcttttaggtcccagttgttgtcaactttcagtggacacccccatagtgtctTTCAGagcccctcctaaaaccccatgtgttttgtttgttgttgttagttCCCTCTTCTGTTTAAGGGACCTCCtaaaaaacaagcttatattttgggttggatattgcattatataaaaaaatatataaaaaaataaaaaatatggcatttagcagacgctttgacttacagtcatgtgtgcatacattctacgtatgggtggtcccgggaatcgaacccactaccctggcgttacaagcgccatgctctaccaactgagctacagaaggaccactatattatattaatattttAATCAATGGCATTTGCTTAGGGTGCTCATTAGTCTTTCagttgttgttattctgtttgTTGTGTTAtaaatatttatgtttattttcaTTGTATTTTCCTGGGAAGCCATTGTGTTgcatccatgtctgaaatgtgctgtataaataaagcttgatttgatttcaaCCAATGAACCCAATGACTGACCAATCAACAGACTCTTGGTCCCTCTTAGTATGTAAATCAGTATCAATCCCACTTTTCCAGCCTGCTGACGGCGTGGTGTAGTGGTAAACACCACCCCCGGCTCTACCAGGGGCTTGATATGGTCTCCCACAGCACTATGGCCTTGTCGTTCCATTTCTTGACTGCCCCTGCAACACAGAAAGAAACACATTTAGTCATTATATAAAACACTCAAAGTAATGGATACGGAGCATCTATGGCCTCAGTTACACCTGGCACCTAAATGTGACTTCTGTTATCCGATCACTCCAAGCTGCATTAGGTTCAGATCTACCAGGGTGGGCCTTTGACATCATCTGGATGCGGTCAGGCCACTGGATATGCAGCAGCAATGTAAAGAGATGGGGTGAATGAGTGGGGAAAAATACATTCTACACAAATGACATTCAGAAATCAAatgttgttggtcacatacaGGTGTtctgcagatgttattgcaggtgtagtgaaatgcatTCTAGTTCccacagtgcagcaatatctaacaagtaatatctaactaaaggcttgtgtttctagctccaacagtacagtaatatctaactagatgcttgtgttcctagctccaacagtgcagtaatatctaactaaatgcttgtgtttctagcaccaacagtgcagtaatatctaactaaatgcttgtgtttatagcaccaacagtgcagtaatatctaactaaatactTGTATTTCTagcaccaacagtgcagtaatacagtgggggggaaagtatttagtcagccaccaattgtgcaagttctcccacttaaaaagatgagagaggcctgtaattttgatcataggtacacttcaactatgacagacaaaatgagaaaaaaaatccagaaaatcacgttgtaggatttttaattaattaatttgcaaattatagtggaaaataaatagggtttagggtagggaagTCCCTAgcccattgaagttgacatttaaagggttaaggtaggggttaaggttaggggtttagggtagggacgcccattgaagttgacatttaaatggttaaggtaggggttaaggttagggtttagggtagggatgtCCCTAGCCcgttgaagttgacatttaaatGGGTAaggtaggggttggggttaggggtttagGGTAAGTATGTCCCAAGGTTTCCAGATAGCATTGACCATCGTGCATTATTCTGTCTCTTTTACGTAGCAGGTGTAAAAGAAACACAGACAAGACAAGTAAGTGCGCAGGTCATTATGGTCATTGAAGTTTAAAAAAATAGCATCTAATTATTCCAATCTGTATGTGGAGTTGTTAGAGAAGAATTTTATTGTCCACCTTAACAATCCATTCTAGCACCTCATCGGGCTCTGAAAAAGGCTTCATTGACGACACGTTCCATCTAATCCAGGGCACAGCAGAGGAACTTCATCGATTCCACTCCTTCATCAATACAAGCAGTGAACATCTGAATTTCACCCTCACCTGTGATGCGCATGAAACAAGTTATCTGGACATTTtgattaacatctgctaaccatgtgtatgtgacgaatcaaatctgatttgatttgatttgagtcactagagtgcgatgagccaagtaaagcccccccaaccaaaccctcccctaacccggacgacgcttagccaattgtgtgccgccctatgggactcccgatcacaacAAGTTGTGGTACAGTCCGGGATCAAACcctgatctgtagtgacgcctctagcactgcgatgcagtaccttagatcGCTGTGCCACCCGGGCATAACCTTTTTTTAAACCAATTCTGATGGTTGTTAAAAGTGGGATTTTGACATTTTGACCGTTATATCAACACACTCAGCACTCCCAACACCCCCAACTAACAATCTCTTTGGCACCGTAGACATCTAGTGACCACTTGTTTCCATGTGACCAaatgtaacagggttatattggtgatttcccttgccactttattgttaagccaatgggtttttggtttgagttttgtcttgccttcaccgactcaacatggcatcttattggctggtttgcgtagcttgcttacgaggggggatgttccagttagaatcgtcccagtgaacaagcaccaagtTGTTGATTGCAAAGCACTGTACATCAAAAGTGATTTTTATACtctcaagtgatgatttaaatgtacaatttatatcaaattgtttgtaaatgttattcgaacatcacacataagatgcagcggtttttggagaatatttgttgtgcattttgttgtaaagAATTCTCGCCAgtattagctagcaacttactgtgtctggtgggggggtcatatattttgtacagtgcgtgagtgcagagttggatggtgagccgtgcattgcatgacgtgcaattttgtgctgttcctatcaggtacattgttaaagatattataatgtatattgtaattgtattattttggtaactagcccagtgaacaagcaccaaatcAGCGttcgtgagtgcagagttggatggtgagccgtgcattgcatgacgtgcaattttgtgtaGTTCCTATCAGAATAAATCTACTGGTGCTACACGTTGGAGTTCCGTATCGATAACTGATTATACACAACACAAACATTCCTGAGTCTCAAATAGTCGCCTGTCCCTTTTAATAGCCGGGCAATGGCGCACATAGCAAATACACTTTGGGTCTAaatgaacttgttctcaactgccctccaggttaaataaaggagaaataaataaaaatacaaaaatgtaggagcagtatggacctaGTCTGTTCATGATATACATCTACAttatgtattgttacaccatgtaggagcagtatagacctagtctgttcattatatacatctacatgatgtattgttacaccatgtaggagcagtatagacctacagTAGCTGGCTACTTATTTAGATTTAGTTTGACTTAATGAAACTGCCGTAGTAAACATTTTTAATCGCACTAATCAATCAACACATTAATGTCTTTGTATGTCtcaatataatattattattttattaaatccatttaaaaTAATCTTTGTCTGAAAATGAAATATGATCCTCAACTCCGTTTCCTCTCCAGTCAGCAGACGACGTTGTGCGTCTTTCAGGCGACGCTGCCagcgtgacgtataatctagtggacggttCTTCAGAAACAGCTCGTCAACCACCTCCGTAGCCTGCTAGACGACTTAGCCGAAAGATTCAAGCTATTTATACGCTTTCGGTGTATATTTCCTGCTGTGTTTTAGACACATTTCTATTGTATCTACTTGTAAACCTGTTTAATATAATATTACGTTATTTTGTATTAGTCAGCTATAGTAGCTGGCTGGTTAAGTTAACCCTAGCCTAGTCGCtaatgatagctagctagctaacatccccgAACATGAGCTCCCTAAATTACTCCCCTCCTGTTAAAGAAGAGGAGGTCTGTTGGACGGAGGAAGAAGCTCTGGCGCTGAACATTGTCgtgaaagaggagaagaaagaggaggatgtCACAGTAAAACAAGAAGTAGAGGGTGAGACTGTGAAAGAAGAAGCGAAAGGcgtttcagtgaaagaagaggacgacccgttcagagtgaaagacgaggaggatgttacaataaaagaagaggaggaagataaaGAGGAGGATGTAGTTTTTGGAGTGAAGGAAGGGGAGATTACTGTCACATtgaaagatgaagaggaggagaaaggagatctAATTAACACCAGTAAGTACTGCCTTAAATGTGTTTTTAACTTTGATATTCGGAGTTGGCTCGTCAAtacctggtccttctgtagcttctgtagctcagttggtagagcatggcgcttgtaacgccagggtagtgggttcgattcccgggaccacccatacgtagaatgtatgcacacatgactgtaagtcgctttggataaaagcgtctgctaaatggcatatattattatattataatacctCTTCAACGGAGGGGCAATAGGATGATGACTGATATGTCTAGAATCAGACGACGTAGATAACAAGTTACACCTTGTTTTCTCCATTCCGTTTCCCCCAAAATTACTTAGCATATATATTTGAGAAGGGTCTATATGCTGACCGCAGACTGGGGGGCACGGCATGTAGTGATGATTTACTACACACCGTGCCCCCCAATAATGCCATGCGAGAGTTGGGTTGGCTACACCAAAGATGATGATGTACTGACAAGATGTCTCTCCGTTCTAACAAAGGGAGTCGTTGTCCACAAAGCTGCACTGCGGGTTGTCTAGCTCCCACCtatcctttctttggattggtggacACATCTTATTATTGTAAACTATTGTTTATATTCTAGGGTTGTTGTCGTCAAccgcctgtattcaatggagagagaTGGTAAGCTACTAGCATGAATATGCATAGCGATCTGATGACAACTCCTAGAGTGTTTTCTAACAAAGTTGTCGGTATGTCACGTGTCCACATAATAACTTAAGCGTTACGAAACTTCTGTTAGATCTAGTAAATCTCATGTAGCAAATAAGCCATTCATTTTGTTGTAGACCAAATTCAACACTTTCCACATTGGGTTGATAGTTGTTTCCActtggatacaacctactgtagcctactggcatgaccttcAGAGAGACaatctactgtagcctactggcatgacctagagagatacaacctactgtagcctactggcatgacctttAGAGAGACaatctactgtagcctactggcatgacctagagagatacaacctactgtagcctactggtagaccacactatctagaaagtttatctgtatttttcgtaactgtctacataccaccacagaccgatgcacaaagaccacactcaatgagctgtattgcgccataaacaaacaggaaaacgctcatccagaggcggtgctcctagtggccgaggactttaatgcagggaaacttaaatctgttttatctcacttctatcagcatgttaaatgtgcaaccagagggaaaaaaactcgagaccacctttactccacacacagagacgcgtacaaagctctccctcgccctccatttggcaaatctgaccataattctattttCCTAATCCCTGTTTACAAGCAataatgaaagcaggaagcaccagtgacttggtcacTAAAACTCAGATGCTtagttacaggactgttttgctagcacagactggaatatgttccgggattcttccggtggcattgaggagtataccacatcagtcattggcttaatcaataagtgcatcgatgacatccccacagtgactgtacttacataccccaaccagaagccatggattacaggcaacatccgcactgagctaaaaggCTAGAGCTgttgctttcaaggagcgggactctaacccggaagcttataagaaatccctctatgccctccgacgaaccatcaaacaagcaaagcatcaataaGGGTCTAAGTTCGAaccgtactacaccggctctgacgctctaccagacgagctaaagtacttctatgcttgcttcgaggcaaataacactgaaacatgcatgcgagtaccagctgttccagatgactgtgtgatcgcGCTCTCAGCAGCCGATGTGaggaagacctttaaacaggtcaacattcacaaggccacagggccagacagattaccaggacatgtacacTAGGTCTATGTTATTTTTTGGTGAAGTTATGGGCCAATTGGCATACACTTAGTGTACAAACCCTCATTATCAGGCTGATGGTAAAAGCTTGCCAAAGGgcattttactggttgaagtgTTGAAGAATAAAGCAGTTGATTTGTGACCAGTAACACAAATATATTAAGATTCAAAAAAGCCTTACAATTATAATCCAAAAGAAGTGTGGAGTGCACTCATAAGCAACCTGGAAATGGAGGCTATTTTTGCTGTCAGCCTATGAGAACTCCCCTGAGTTTTCCCCCACTTTGGTGAATTAGTGAATAGACACAGGACTTAAAGTGAGTTTCCTTGAGTAGCACTCCCGATattgcacttcatggctacgCTGTTGGCATAACCCTTTACAGGGGATTTCCTCTGTTGTGGGCCTTTAAAcatctgtctgactttgttgttcacacaggagagagaggtgactatcgtggatcctctggggagcctcaacaacctcatgatgctgacgaggcagagaagagtctctgCAGATCAGGACACCCCAAGAAAAACCAGCAGAGACCCAAAGGAAAGAAAACTCAccgctgctctgactgtgggaagagttttgttttCTCAGGACAATTaaaatcacaccagagaacacacacaggagagaaatcatatagctgtgatcaatgtgggaagagttttactacatttaacaatctgatgatacaccagagaacacacacaggagagaaaccttatagctgtgatcaatgtgggaataGTTTTGTTTCATCTGGCCTTCTGACTGTACATCAGAgaatacatacaggagagaaaccatataGCTGTACTCAATGTGGGAAAAGTTTTACTCAGCTAAGCAACCTGATTTCACACcaaagaatacacacaggagagaaaccttatagatgtactcaatgtgggaagagttttactcagtcaaccagcctgatatcacaccagagaacacacacaggagagaaaccttatagctgcgATGAATGTGGAAAGAGTTTTGCTACATCTAGCAATCTGAcactacaccagagaacacacacaggagagaaaccttttagctgtgatgaatgtgggaagagttttactacatCTAGCAAACTGactctacactacagaacacacacaggagagaaaccttttagCTGTTCTCAATGTGACAAGAGATACTATGATAAATGTTCTCTGATTACACATCAGAAAATACATGCATGAAGGCGTTGTTTCATGATATCAATGAACAACATGATATGGATATTAGCCTCAGGGGGAAAATCCAGGCTCTGAATTGAAAGAGTACTATTTATATGATTTAACAAAAAGTGAGTAACAAACAAGTGCTGTCTTACACCTACCTATACACATGGATGCAGTATAATAAATTGGTCTGTAATCAATTTTATTCGCATTCTTACATCACTCCAGTATTTTTTTGTGACTTTCAAACATCCCACTGTCGAAGATGCATGTCTCAAATCACCTCATATTTCAAACATTCAGCCTGacaaaagatacatgttttattaTTCCATGCCTCACAATTAAATTAATTATTGCCAATACATATTAACAAAGGGACATTTGGTTTTCATATTTACATTTAGTAATAAAAATTCATTTATGCAACCAACTGACAATTTTTGAGTACAATTATATTGACATTGTTATCCTGCTTTTAGAATATCATTGTTCATTCTCAGATGTGCCAAACCAAATGTACTAGAGCATGACATTGGGGACTGGGCCCCGATCCAACAACATGCCTATCTAGTGAGccctgaaaagagagagaagctcTGCAGTGAGGTGGAAAGTTACTACGGATATTGCAGGAGTTTCCTCTTGAAATCAGACATGTCCGTGGTAAGGACAACTTGGTTGTTGATTGTCTTCAGGGGGGTGTAGTCAAAAAGTTTTGTGTTTAGCCAGTGTGTTGCCATGGATCAAAATTGATTTTGACTGCATGTTTTTCGTATTGGAGATGAGTTTTGTTTCAGCTCGTTCCaagggaaaaaaatatatatttagtaatgtgttttttcttgtttttaattgtTGACAGCCAGTAGACACCATGTTTATATTGTAGAAGGTGAAGCATTGTAGTTCATTTTAATTTGAattggaagttgttttctgttggtggtgagTAAACTTGTCCAACAAAAGTATAGGATATATTTGTTGTCTTAAGGGAGAAGTTGTTACAggctttggtttttccatttatgttttgaggttggactttagCACATATAGCTCGTTAGCACTGTGAGGGAATTTTCTGTTAAACCTTACTAATGCATGTGTAGCAAAATATAATTATTTAAGCCGAGGCATTGGGCTTGAGATAGGTTCTTTACCAAACTCTTATAATATGGAAAAGTGTGTTGATAGAGGCCTGTTCTAACTGTTCTGGGTGTGTAGAATGAACCCATGATGTTCAGACACTCAGCCAAGAATATGACAGAAACTGACTGGTTCCTCTTGATCCTCCACAGAGTAAAGTTTATATCCTGCACACCAGTAACAGAGCTATTGTTTTGGAGCCTGTTCCTGGGGAAAGATTGTGGTGGAGAAATCATAATTAGCTAAGTAACATAGTTAATTAAGATGTCTATCTGCAGAATATGCTGATACGAACTATTGACCTCTTGCTATTAGAATGTCTCCTTTCTGACTCTGGTGTTGGCAGCCACACTCAAGTCACCTTGGGTCCAAAGAGGGTAGAAGTCAGGGTTATCCATCACATGTCCCTGTTGCTATGCAGAATATCAGCATCGATCACATGTCCCTGTTGCTAGGCAGAATATCAGCATCGATCACATGTCCCTGTTACTAGGCATGTTACTAGGCAGAATATCAGCATCTTTCACATGTCCCTGTTGCTATGCAGAATATCAGCATCGATCACATGTCCCTGTTGCTAGGCAGAATATCAGTATCTATCACATATCCCTGTTGCTAGGCAGAATATCAGCAGGGAGGAAGGCAAAAGAGATCAGAAGGAAACATTGTTTCCATATGTGAACTGTGTGTTTATTGCAAAACATGTGAAGGGATGGCATGAGTAATGGGGAACCAATCACTTGTCTCCACAGTGTATGTGCGTCAGTCACCTCCTCCTAGGGGGAGATTGTATTTGGGGCCCAAGGCCTGGCACAGGATGTGTGGGGTTGGTGTTTGGAACCATTGTACGTCATCTCTGAAGTTGCACCTATCCTGATATAGTATACAACCCAGAAGCAAGCCTCCTTGTTATTGACTATGAGTAGAATTTCCACCACAGCAACTAGGGCGAACCGATTGGTATCACCTCATTAGTCAGATTGTGTTGGCTTGTCCATCTTAGGGTTGGATGTTGCATCCAATTGTTAATATTGTAATCAATGACATTTCCTTAGGGTGCTCATTAGTCTTTCAGTTGTTATTCTTCTGTTTTTTATCCTCTTATATTGTGTAGTAAATATGTCtgtttattttcattgtttttatAAATTTTTTCCTGTGAAGTCATTGTGTTGcctccatgtctgaaatgtggtgtataaataaagcttgatttgatttgaacatattGTAAAACACATGAACCCAATGACCGACCAATCAACACACTCTTGCTAAACCAATTAACAAATATGTGCAAAAGCAACACATATCTTGGTCCATCTTAGTATGAAAAACAGTAT is drawn from Oncorhynchus keta strain PuntledgeMale-10-30-2019 chromosome 37, Oket_V2, whole genome shotgun sequence and contains these coding sequences:
- the LOC118370083 gene encoding gastrula zinc finger protein XlCGF17.1-like, translating into MSSLNYSPPVKEEEVCWTEEEALALNIVVKEEKKEEDVTVKQEVEGETVKEEAKGVSVKEEDDPFRVKDEEDVTIKEEEEDKEEDVVFGVKEGEITVTLKDEEEEKGDLINTRERGDYRGSSGEPQQPHDADEAEKSLCRSGHPKKNQQRPKGKKTHRCSDCGKSFVFSGQLKSHQRTHTGEKSYSCDQCGKSFTTFNNLMIHQRTHTGEKPYSCDQCGNSFVSSGLLTVHQRIHTGEKPYSCTQCGKSFTQLSNLISHQRIHTGEKPYRCTQCGKSFTQSTSLISHQRTHTGEKPYSCDECGKSFATSSNLTLHQRTHTGEKPFSCDECGKSFTTSSKLTLHYRTHTGEKPFSCSQCDKRYYDKCSLITHQKIHA